A genomic window from Acinetobacter lwoffii includes:
- a CDS encoding tautomerase family protein: MSHLAQPEYFTLISIDCFAGRSLETKRNLYQQMVKSLVEIGIPADHILIHLR, from the coding sequence ATGAGTCATTTAGCTCAGCCTGAATATTTTACCTTGATCAGTATTGACTGTTTTGCTGGCCGCAGTCTGGAGACCAAGCGCAATTTGTATCAGCAGATGGTCAAAAGTCTCGTGGAAATCGGTATTCCTGCAGATCATATTCTGATTCATCTGAGATAA